Part of the Candidatus Methylomirabilota bacterium genome is shown below.
TTGGAGGCAAGGTCAGCGCGAGAGTTGTTTGCGCGCGGTCACGTGGGCACGCCAGTCGCCGGAGGCGATGCGCGGCCCGCGCCCGGTCGGTCCGTTGTACACGTAGACCCAGGCCTCGCGAGTCGACCCGTCCCCGATCAGGACGGCCACCCGCCGCCGGACGAACAGGCTTTGCGCCTCGTCGGCCGGGTCGTACCCCTCGGCCCGGTCCAGCGCGAGCAGCCGATCGGCGGAATCGGGGATGCGGTAGAGCTGCCCGGATACCCAGCCCGCGCCCTCCAGAACCACCCCCGGATACTCGCCGAAATCATAGAGCGAACCTCGGATGCGGCCGCGTCCTTCGAGGACGGCCCCCGCCCCGAGGAGGGGCCGCCGTGCAAGGCCGGACATCAGCGTGCCGTAGGCGAAGAGCCGATCAAACGCCACCTGGCCCGATCCTTCTGCCGGTCATGGGATCGCAGCCCAGTGCCGACGTGTGGTCCTGGTGCGCTCAGCGGCGCCGGGGCGGCTCGGGCGTCGCGCAGGCCTGGCCGGGCTCCGACCCGGAGCTCACCGCGGGGCCCCGTTGCCATCTCCGGCCGCCCGGAGCACCTGCTCGACGAACTGGGCCTCCGGCAGGGCTCCTTCGAACGACACGCGCTCGTTCACCACGGTCTTGGGAACAGCCATCACGCTGTAACGCTGGGCCAGGTCGGGGAACTCGGTCGCTTCCACGCAGTCGCCGCGGATCAGCTCCGACGCCACTGCCAGATGGTGTGCCAGGCGCACGGCCCGGGGACAGTGGGGTCAGGTGGGGGTGGTGAAGACCTGGATGTGGACGGGCTTCTGGAGGCCACGCAGCCGCTCGATGGTCTCGGGGCTGAGCCGGGGCTCACCGGACGCCGCCACCAGCATGCCGTCGATCAGGTTCGTGAACTCGTAGCCCAGGGGAATCCCGAAGAAGCGGATCCCGTAGTCCCGGGCTCCCTCGACGACGACGGCCGGTACCCGGTCGACTCCGTAGGCAGCCGCCTTCTCGCGGTCGATGTGGAGGTTGTAAATCTCCACCGCCACCTTGTCCGAGCACTCGGCGACTTCACGGGCGAGCCGCTCCGTCTCGAGGCAGTACTCGGAGCCGAGCTCCTGGCTGAACACCACGAGCTTGACGGGACCGGCGAGCTTCTGAAGCTCCTCGGTGACCCCGGCTCGGTCCTTCTCGGTCAGGATCGCCATCGTGCCTCCTGTCGGGACGCCTCAGCGCTCCATTATACCGGAGATGCCGCTGCCCGGCGCGGGCGCGGTGCCGTCACGCACCTCGTACATGGCCCACGTCATCGCGTTCCGGGCCTGCGGGCGGTTGAACGTCAGGAAGGCGACGGCGCCGCGACGCTCGTAGAGGAGCTCGTCGGTGGCGGGACCGAACTCCGCGCTCATCCCAGCCGGGCGAGCGCCTTGCCCACCTGATCGAGCGCCCGCTGGATCGCCTCCCGCGACGCCGCGTACGACAGCCGGAGGTAGCCCTCGCCGAACTCGCCGAAGGCCGTGCCCCAGAGGACGGCGACTCCGCCCTCGTCGAGGAGGTAGGTGGCGATCTCCTTGGACGAGCGGCCGAGCTGCTTCACGTTCGGGAACACATAGAAGGCGCCCCGCGGCCGGGCGCAGGAGACACCCGGGAGCCGGTTGAGCCCGTCCACGATGAGATCGCGGCGGTGGCGGAACTCCTCAACCATGGTCTGGACCGGCGTGTCGTCCCCCTGGAGGGCCGCCAGGCCGGCCTGCTGGATGAAGGTCGCCGTGCAGGAGGCGGAGTTCGTCATCAGCCGCGTGATGTGCTCGGCCAGCGGCACCGGCATGACGCCGTACCCGAGCCGCCAGCCCGTCATCGCGTACGACTTCGAGAAGCCGTCCAGGATGATCGTCTGCTCCTTCATCCCGGGCAGGCTGGCGATGGAGGCGAACTGGCCTTCGTAGAGGAATCGACGGTAGATCTCGTCCGAGAAGACGGGGACGCGATAGTGCCGGGCGATCTCGGCGATCCGGCCGATCTCCTCGGGCGCCAGCACACCGCCGGTCGGGTTCTGCGGCGAGTTGATGATGAGGAGCCGGGTCTTCCGCGAGACCCGCCGCTCGAGCTCCCCGAGGTCCAAGCCGAACCCGGTCTCCTCCACGAGCGGGATGGGCACCGGCACGCCGCCGACGAAGTTGATGACGGACTCGTAGATCGGGAAGCCGGGGTTCGGGTAGACGACCTCGTCGCCGCGGTTCACCAGCGCCAGGATCGCGAAGAACATGATCGGCTTCGCCCCCGGGGTCACGACGACCTCGTCGGCCGACACCGGGATGCCGCGCGTCTCGCCGATGTGCTTGGCGATGGCCTCGCGGAGCTCGGGCAGCCCCGCCGACGGGCCGTAGTGGGTCGCGCCGGCGTCGAGCGCGCGCTTGGCCGCTTCCTTGATGTGGGCCGGGGTGTCGAAGTCCGGCTCGCCGATCTCGAGGTGCACCACCGCCTTCCCCTGCCGCTCCAGGGCCCGGGCCCGGGCCAGCACCTCGAAGGCGGACTCCGTCCCCAGCCGTCCCATCCGCTCCGCTGCCTGCATCATGCTCGTCTCCGTCAAAAGACGCCGAACTTCTCGTAGGCCTGGAGCGGCGCCATGCCCTTTCGGACGGCGTCGCGCACCTGGTTCTCCGCGTCCAGCAACGCTTCGCACTCCAGCAGCACCTCGAGCACGAGCTTCCTGGGGACCACCGCGACCCCGTCGAAGTCGCCCACCACCATGTCGCCGGGCGTGACCCGCACGTCCCCGATCGTGACCGGACGTCCCCACTCCACCGCCCGCCAGCGGGGCAGCGAATCCTGCGGCGTCCGGTAGCGACAGAAGAGCGGGAACTTCTCCCGCAGGATGTAGGCGGCGTCCCGCGTGGCGCCGTCCACGACCACCCCGCGAACGCCCCGCGTCTTCATGGCCACCGCGGAGAGCTCGCCGAAGTGGGCGGCCACGTCATCGTTGGCCTGGATCACGAGGACGGCCTCGCGGGGCACGGCGCCGAGCAGCTTCAGAAACGCCCGGATGGGGCCATCGGTCTCGGTGTTCCGGCTCTGCTTGCCGCTGGCCGGGAACGCCACGCCCGCCAGCCGGGTGTCGGCCGCCAGCGGGACGATGTCGTGGGGCAGCGTCTGGTTGTAGTACCCGCGCTTGTCGAGGACATCCGTGATCGCCGCCGTGTAGATGCGGCCGTAGCGGGCGCAAAGGTCCGCCGTGGAGACGGTCGGGTTCCGCGGGCCGGGCTTCGCGCGACGGCGGGACGTGGCCATCACTCCTCCTCGGTGGCCGGGCAATCCGGCGGACCGGCCGCGGAACGGTACGGGTCCGGGCGGCAGCATCGGAGCGGCGCGGGCGTCATCTTACCGCGCGCCCGCCGTCCCGCTCAAGGGCCGTCCTGGCGGCTCGGGCGACCGGCCCCGGAGCCGATCAGCCCTTCACGGAGCCGGCGGTGAGCCCGACCACGTAGTAGTCGAGGAAGAACACGTACATCACGACCACCGGGAGGGCCCCGGTGATTGCGCCGGCCATGATGCCGCCCCAGTGGAAGACGTCGCCCCGGATCATCTCGCCGGCCACCCCGACCGTCACGGTCTTGGTCACGCTCGCCGAGGTGAAGGTCAGCGCGTAGAGGAACTCGTTCCACGCCAGGGTGAACGCGAAGAGCATCGCGCAGACGATGCCGGGAATCGCCACCGGGATCATGATGCGAAAGAGCACGCCCAGTCGCCCGCAGCCGTCCACCAGGGCGCACTCCTCGATCTCCCGCGGCACGACCTTGAAGTAGCCGAGGAGGAGCCAGGTGCAGAACGGGATGAGAAACGTGGGATAGGTGAGGACCAGGGCCCACAGGCTGTCGATGAGACCGAGCCAGTGCACGATCTGGGTCAGGGGGAGGAAGAGGAGGGTCGGCGGGACCAGATACGTGATGAACACCCCGATCCCGAAGGACCGGCGGCCCGGAAACCGAAGGCGGGCGAGGCTGTAGGCGGCCAGGATGCTGATGAGGACCGACATCGTCATGGTCACGAACGACACGATCAGGCTGTTGGCGAGCCAGCGCCAGAAATTCGTCTTGAGGAAGAGGTGGCGGAAGTGGCCGAGCGAGACGCCGTCGCGGAGCCAGAAGGGGACCGCCTGGAGGTCGTAGAGCTCCCGATCGCTCTTGAACGCGGTCAGGAGCATGAAGTAGATCGGGAACAGGATGAAGAGCAGGAAGGGGGCCAGCCCGACGTGGTCGGCCACGAAGTGCCGCAACGCCCCGCCCCGCCTCACGCTAGCCACGGGGACTCCGCCTTGGCCCCGGGCCGCCACAGGGCCCGCCACCAGCAGGACCCGCGGCGGGCGGCGGCGCGCTGCTACGCATAGCGGGTCTCGTCGCGGTGCAAGAAGTGCAGCTGCAGCGCCACGATCACCACCAGCGCCGGGAACATGAAGAGCGAGACCGCCGCCCCCTTCCCGAGCTGCAAGCTCTCGAAGGCCAGGGCGTGGGAGAGCGTGGCGAAGAGGTGCGTGCTCTCTTGAGGCCCGCCCCGCGTCAGCACGTACACGATGTTGAAGTCGGCGAAGGTGAAGATCGTCGAGAACAGGATCACGACGGCGAGGATCGGCTTCAGCAGCGGATAGGTGACATACCAGAACCGTCCCCAGCGGCCCGCCCCGTCGACCTCGGCCGCCTCGTAGAACTCGGTCGGGATCCCGGTGAGACCGGCCAGCACCGTCACCGCGAAGAACGGCAGACCGCGCCAGACGTTGACCACGATGACCGCCGCCATGGCCAGGACGGGCGAGCCGAGCCAGTTCACCTCGAGTGGCCGGAGCCCGGCCGGCCCGAGCAGGACGTGGTTCACCGTCCAGGTGATCACGCTGTAGAGCGAGTCGTACATCCAGAGCCACCCGAGCGTGGAGAGCGCGGTCGGGATCACGAACGGCAGGAGCACCAGGCCACGGATCAATCGCTTGAGCCGCAGCTTCCGGTGGAGGATGAGGGCGAGCGACACGCCGAGGACCGTCTTCACGACGACGGCGATCGACGTGAAGACGACCGAATTCTGGACGGTCTGCAGGAACGTCCCGTCGGCCAGGAGCGCCCGGAAGTTCGCCAGGCCGACGAACGTCCCCGTGCCCTGGCCGACCACCGTGTTGCTCACGCTGTAGTAGAGCGCCATGAAGAAGGGATACGCGACGAGCAGGGTGATCCAGCACAGGGCCGGCAGGACCAGAGCGATGCCGGTGAAAGCCTCGGCGCGGCGGCTCGAGCGGAGCATGAGCGGGAGGACGCCGGCCCGGCCACCCCCGGAGGGGCGGCCGCGGGCCGGCGCCGCGCGGCTCAGAGGGTTTCCTTGAAGATCCTCTGCATCTCCCCTTCCATCCAGCCCATCGCGTCCTTGATCGAGGTGCCCCCGACGACCCGGGCGATCATGTTGGGCAGGAGGTACTTCGAGTCCATGGCGGCGATGTACTGGGTCGGCTGGCCCGGCCAGCCCTGCGGTCGCGTGTAGGGCCCTTCCTTCGGCAAGAGCGTGAGCTTCGGGTCCTTCTTCCAGACCTCGTGGCCCTCGAACTTCTTGAAGGGACTCATGCAGAAGCCCTTGGCCGCCGCGATCCACGAGGCGTACTTGTCCTCCTGGTAGAAGAAGCGGAGGAAATCCTTCGCCAGGTCGACGTTCTTCGAGAATTTCCAGATCCCGAGGCCGTGGTTGAACGTCGCCGCGTAGCGTCCGGCCGGTCCGCTGAGCCCTTCGTGGTGATCGACCTCGTCCGCGATGGGAAGCTTGTTGTCCTTGGCGGAGAGGTAAATGCTGACCGGGTTGTGGACCCACGAGCCCTTACCCGAGAGAATCAGGCGGTTGTTGCCGGCGTCGTCCCAGGACAGGACCTCCGAGGTCATCGTGTCGGTGTACAGCCGCTTGGCGAACTCGAGGAACTCCGCCGTCTTCGGCGAGTTGATGGCGATGGTCTTGCTGTCCGCCTCGACTTCCTTGGCCCCGTAGCACCACATGATGTGGCGCCAGGTGAGGATGGCGTCGGTGCAGTTGCTGATGGCGATCCCCACCGGCGCCCCGCGCTTCTTCAGCTCGGTGCCCGCCCGGTGAAGCTCCTCGAAGGTCTTGGGGAGGGCGAGATTCGCGGCCTTCCAGTGCTTGACGTTGTACGTCCCCACGACCGAGAGCCAGTACCACGGCGCCACCTTCCAGTGGCCGTCGATGTGGAACGTGGCCCGCGGCCCCGGATACACCTCGTACCGCCGGCCCACGTCGTCCAGGACGTCGTCGATGTTGGCCAGGTTGTTCCGGTGCAGGTAGCCGAAGGCCTCCCACAGATCGATGAGATCGTGGCCGGCCTGCACGGTGGCCTCGGCCGCCAGCTTGACCGGGACGTCGGTGACCTTGATGGTGTCGTAGCGGACGTCGCAGCCGGCCTGCTTGCCGAACTCCTGCATGAGCTCGCTGAACCGCTCGTCGCCCGAGGGGACGAAGAGGCTCAGCGACAGGCCCGTGAGGGTGCGCCGCTGGGCAACGGCCGGGGGCGTGCGCTCGGCCAGCCAGCCCATCGACGCGGCGCCCACGGCCGCGCCCGTCGACCCGAGGAAGCGGCGTCGCGTCAGGCCCGGGCCGGGACCCCGGAGCCCCCCCGTTCGTGTCGTGGTGTCCATGGCAACCTCCCGTGTCGTGGTTCTGTGAGGAGCCTCGATGGGGACAGGGACCGGCCTGTCCGGAGCCTACTATAGGGCTTCGGGCCCGCGCAATGGGGGAGCGGCCGGGGGGCGCAGCCGGCCGGGCTCGTTCCCGGTCGGGCGCGGTATAATTCCGGCGTCCGCACTCCACCTCAACCTGCTCGGAAAGGGAGTCCATCCATGCTCAAGGTCCTCGTCAGTCCATGCCTGGCGGTTGCCCTGACCGTCACCGGCGCGGCCGCCGCCTTGGCCGTCGAGCCGCTCCCGGCCCTCAAGCTCCTGATCCCCGCCAATCCCGGCGGCGGCTGGGACCAGACCGGCCGCGCCCTGGAGCAGGTGCTGCGCGCCGAGAAGCTCGTGACCGGAGCCATCCGGCTCACGAACCGCGGCGGAGCCGGCGGCACCATCGGGCTCGCCGAGTTCGCCAGGGCCAAGGGCGAGGGCGGGTCCCTCATGGTCATGGGCCTCGTCATGGTCGGCGCCATCCTCACCAACAAGTCTCCGGTGACCCTGGAGGCGGTCACTCCGATCGCCCGCCTCACCTCCGAGTACCTCGTCATCGCCGTGCCGGTCTCGTCCAAGATCCAGAACCTGAAGGACTTCACCGAGGCTCTCAAGAAGGACCCGGGCGCCACCTCCATCGTCGGCGGCTCGCGCGGCGGCGTCGATCACATCCTGGCCGCTCTGGTCGCCGACACCGTCGGCGTCCCCGGCGCCAAGGTCAACTACGTCGCCTACGCGGGCGGAGGCGAGGCCGTAGCCGCCCTCCTCGGCGCCCAGGCGACGGCCGGCATCAGCGGCTACGGCGAGTTCCAGCCGCACATCGAGTCGGGCAAGTTGAGGGCCATCGGGCTCAGCGCGCCCTCACGCATCACGGGGATCAACGCCCCGACGCTCAAGGAGCAGGGGGTCAACGTCGAGCTCGGGAACTGGCGGGGCGTCGTCGCACCGGGCGGGATCGGCGCGGCCGACCGCAAGGCCCTGCTCGATGTCATCGACGCGATGGCGAAGTCTCCCTCCTGGAAGGCCGAGCTGAAAAAGCACAACTGGGAGGACGCGTACCTGGCCGGGGACGCCTTCGCCAAGTTCGTCAAGGCCTCGGAGGAGCAGACCGCCAAGGTGCTGAAGGACGTCGGGCTCGTCAAGTAGGCGCCGTGAAGCCCGAGAGCCGTCCCCTCGCGGTCGGCGCCGGCGTCACCGCCCTCGGCCTCTTCTTCCTCGTGGGAGCCCAGACGATCGCCGGCGAGACTCCGTACGCCGGTGTGGGCCCCCGGGCCTTCCCGACCCTGATCGGGGCCGCGCTGACCGTTCTCGGCGTGGCCTTCCTGATCGCGGTCCGGCGCGGCATGACGTTCCCGGAGGCCGGCGGCCCGGTGGAGCGGGGCACGATGCCCTGGATCCTCGGCGGGCTCGCCGCGGCCACCCTGGCCATGGCGCCCCTCGGCTTCCCGGTCGCCGCCCTGTTCCTCTTCGTCCTGACCGCCCGCGGCTTCGGCTCCCGGCGCTGGGGGTGGAACGTGGTGCTCGGCGCCGTGCTGGGGGTCGTCGTCTACTACGTGTTCTCGCGCGCCCTCGGCGTGTCGCTCCCCGGGGGTCTCTTCGAGCGCTGGTAGGCCGGCCATGGACACCCTGCTCGCGCTGGGGCACGGCTTCGCGGTCGCCGTCCAGCCACTCAACCTGCTCTTCGCCTTCATCGGCGCCGTGCTGGGCACGGCCGTCGGCGTCCTGCCGGGGATCGGCCCGGCGCTGACCGTGGCGCTCCTCCTGCCGGTCACCTACAACCTGGCGCCGACCGCCAGCTTCATCATGTTCTGCGGGGTGTACTACGGGGCGATGTACGGTGGGTCCACCACCTCGATCCTCATCCGGACGCCGGGGGAGTCGGCCTCGATCATCACCTCGCTCGAGGGCTATCAGATGGCGCGCCGGGGCCGCGGGTCGGCCGCCCTGGCCACCGCCGCGGTCGGCTCCTTCGTGGCCGGCACGCTGGCCACGCTCGGGCTCACCTTCCTGGCGCCACCGATGGTCTCGGTCGCCCTCGCCTTCGGCCCCGCTGAGTATTTCGCCCTCATGCTGCTCGCCTTCACCACCGTCTCGGCCGTGCTCGGCGAGTCGCGGCTCCGGGGCGCGATCAGCCTCTTCTTCGGCCTCGGCCTCGGCCTGATCGGCATCGACACCCAGACCGGGCAGGCTCGGTTCACCCTCGCCCAGCCGGCGCTCCTCGACGGGATCGGCGTGGTGATCGTCGTGGTGGGGCTCTTCGCCGTGGGGGAGACGCTGTACGCGGCGGTCCACGAGCGGGAGGGCGAGATCGTCCCCCTGGCCGGCTCCATCTGGATGACGAGCGAGGAGTGGCGGCGGTCCTGGAAGCCGTGGCTGCGCGGCACGCTCTTCGGCTTCCCGATCGGAGCGCTGCCGGCCGGCGGCGCCGAGATCCCGACCTTCCTGTCCTACCTCGCGGAAAAGCGCCTCACGAAGCATCCCGAGGAGTTCGGCCGGGGGGCCATCGAAGGCGTGGCGGGGCCGGAGGCCGCGAACAACGCCGCCGCGGCCGGCGTCCTGGTGCCGCTCCTGACCCTCGGCCTGCCCACTTCGGCCACGGCGGCCATCCTGCTGGCCGCCTTCCAGGGATACGGGCTCCAGCCCGGGCCGCTCCTCTTCGAGCAGCGGCCCGACCTCGTCTGGGGGCTCATCGCGAGCCTCTACATCGGCAACACCATGCTGCTGATCCTGAACCTTCCGCTGGCGCCCATCTGGGTGCGCCTCCTCATGATCCCGCGGCCCTACCTCTACGCGGGCATCCTCATCTTCGCCTTTCTCGGCGCCTACGCGGCGAACAACTCGGTCGCGGACCTGGTGATCCTGATCATCGTCGGGCTCATCGGGTACGTCATGCGCCTCTACGACTTCCCGGTCGCGCCGGTGCTGGTGGGAATGATCCTCGGTCCACTCTCGGAGCAGCAGCTCCGGCGGGCCCTCGCCTTGAGCCAGGGCGATCCCTCGGTCTTCCTGACCCGCCCCATCGCGGCGACCCTGGTCGGCATCACCCTGGCCGTGCTGATCCTGCCTCCGCTGCTCCGGCGCGTCTGGGGCCGTCCCGATTGAGTTTTTTCGGCCCGCATAGTAGGCTCAGCAGCGTGCCGGCGCGACGGAGTGGGATCGCGTCCCGGCTGTCTCGATCGAGCGAGGAACCCAGATCACGCCACCCGTCCGGGATGCCATGACCACCGCGACTGCCGACGCGATCGCCGTCAAGGGGGTCTCCAAGCACTACCCGACCCGCGACGGGCGCGTGGCGGCGCTCGACCGCATCTCCTTCGACGTCGCGGAAGGCGAGTTCATCGCCGTCGTCGGGCCCTCGGGGTGCGGCAAGTCCACGCTCCTCAAGATCCTGGCCGGCATCCTGCCCCCGTCGACCGGCGAGGCGCGGCTCCGCGGCACGCCGATCGCCGGTCCGCGGCGGGACATCGGGGTGGTCTTCCAGTCCCCCGTGCTCTTCCCCTGGCGGAGCGTGCTGGACAACGTGCTCCTGCCGGTAGACGTCCAGGGGCTCGGGCGCGCGCGTCATACGCAGCCCGCGCTCGAGCTCCTCGGGCTCGTGGGGCTCGAGGGCTTCGAGCACCGTTACCCGTGGGAGCTGTCGGGAGGCATGCAGCAGCGGGTCGCGCTGACCCGCGCGCTCGTCCACGACCCCGCCATGCTGCTCATGGACGAGCCATTCGGCGCGCTCGACGCCATGACCCGCGAGCACATGAACCTGGAGCTCCAGCGCATCTGGCTGGAGCGGCAGAAGACCGTGCTCTTCATCACGCACTCGATCCCGGAAGCCGTGTTCCTGGCTGACCGGGTGCTCGTGATGAGCCCGCGGCCGGGCCGCATCCTCGAAAAGCTGCCGGTGGAGATCCCCCGACCTCGCTCGCTGGACGTCATGAGCACGCCCGGCTTCGGCGACGCCGTCCGCCACCTCCGCGCCCAGTTCCGGGCCAAGGGCGGATTCGACGCATGAGCCGCACCCGGAACCTCCTGCTGACGGCGGTGTTCTTCGCCACCTCGGTTCTCGCCTGGGAAGCGACCGTGCGGCTGCTGGAGATCCCGCCCTTCGTCCTGCCGCCGCCATCCAAGGTGGTGGTCGCGCTGTGGCGGGGCATCTCGAGTGGTCTCTACCTCCGGCATCTCTACTACACGCTCCTGGAGACGCTCCTCGGCTTCCTGCTCGGCTCCCTGCTCGGCTTTTCTCTGGGCACGGCCGTCGCCATGAACCGCTACGTGGAATACTTCCTCTATCCGTACATCGTGATGTTCCAGTCGCTGCCCAAGGTCGCCCTGGCGCCCCTCATCGTGATCTGGTTCGGGCTCGGCCTCACCTCCAAGGTGGTGAACGCGGCGCTGGTCGCCTTCTTCCCGCTGCTGGTGAACACGATGGTGGGCCTGCGGTCGGCCGATGAAGATCGGGTGAGCCTCATGCGCTCGCTGGCGGCCAGCGAGCGTCAGATCTTCTGGATGCTTCGCCTGCCCAATGCCCTCCCGTTCGTCATGGCCGGCCTCGACGTGGCGATGATCTTCGCCCTCATCGGCGCCATCGTCGGCGAGTTCGTCGGCGCCACGTCCGGGCTCGGCATGCTGATCCAGAGCATGAACTTCACCATGGACGTCTCGGGCCAGTTCTCCGTCCTGCTCGTCCTGTCGCTGGTGGGCCTCGCCCTCAACCGCGGCATCCTCCTCATCCGGCGCCGGGTCCTGTTCTGGGATCCCTCGGAGAAGGAGCGGGCCGCGCGCCGGCCGAGCGAGGAGCCGGAGACCGCGCCAACCCTGGCCGGCGACGCTCGTGTCAAGAAGGAGGTCAGCGCATGGTAGGGTGCCGGATATCCCGGGCCGGCGGATGGCTCACCCGGCTGATCGCACTCGGGCTGGCCGCGAGCCTGCTGGCGCTGCCGGCCGGCGCGCAGGTCGCCCGCCTCCGCGTGGGCTGGTGCGCCCGGACCGTCACGGCGGCCGCGACGCCGTTCGCCATCGCGACCAAGCTGGGCTGGTTCAAGCAGGAGGGGATCGAGGTCGAGCTGATCCCGCTCCCCGGCTCCACCGACTGTGTCAAGAACGTGGCCACCAAGGAAGTCGACTTCGCGCTGCCGAGCGTGGAGCCCCTGGCCATCGGCCGCCCCCAGGGGATCAAGGCCAAGATCTTCTACACCGCGTACCAGGGCAACATCTACGGCATCGCCGTGCCCGCCGACAGCCCCATCCAGAAGCTCGCCGACCTCAAGGGGAAGAACGTCGGCGTCATCTCCATGTCTTCCGGCGGCGTCATCGTGGCCCGGGCGCTGGCGGCGACGGCCGGCCTCGACCCCGACAAGGACATCACCATCGTGGTGGCCGGGGAAGGCGCGCAGACGGCGGCCCTCGTGCGGAACAAGCAGGTGGACGCGCTGAGCCAGTTCGACACTCAGTACGCCATCGTCGAGAACGCCGGGGTCAAGCTCCGCTTGCTGGACACCCGCGAGATCGACCGCTACCCCTCGAATGGCTTCCTGGCCACCGAGGAGACGCTCAAGAGCCGGCACCGGGAGGCGGTCGGGCTGGCCCGAGGCTATGCCAAGGGCACCGTCTTCGCCATCACCAATCCGGAGGCGGCCGTCCGCATCCTGTACGAGGTCTTCCCGGCGACGAAGCCGACCGGCAAGGATGAGGCGACGGCGATCCGGGACGACACCAGGGTCCTGCAGGCGCGGGCGCAGAACTGGAAGCTCGAGAAGGCGGGCGCGCGGAAATGGGGCGAGAACTCCGAGCGGAATTACGCGGCCTACGTCGACTTCATGACGAAATGGGGCATCATCAAGCAGCCCGTCGACGCGAAGGACCTGGTGACCAACGAGCTGATCGACGAGATCAACCGCTTCGACGCCGAGAAGGTCGCCGCGGAGGCGCGCGCCTACAAGCCGGCCCGCTGACCGGCCGTGACTCAGTCGCGGGCCCGGCCTGGCGGCCATGACCGGAGGCACCATGACACAGGATCCTGTCCGGATCCGCGACGTCGTCGTCGAGCGCGGCGCCAAGCGCCACAGCTTCCTGAAGGTGGGCGAGACGGGCGCCGGCCCGATCGAGATGCCGGTGGTCGTCGTCCATGGCCGCCGGCCCGGGCCGACGCTCTGCCTCACCGGGGGCGTCCACGCGACCGAGTACCCCGGCCAGACGGCGGTCCGCGAGATGGCGCGGCAGCTCGACCCGGCGACGCTGGCCGGGACGGTCATCGCGATCCCGGTCGTCAACATGCCGATGTTCGCCGCGCGGTCGGCGTTTGTCTCGCCGATCGACGGCCTGAACCTCAATCGCGTGGCTCCCGGTCGGCCCGATGGCACCATCACCGAGCTGATCGCCCACACGCTCTTCAGCGAGATCCTGAGCCTCGCCACCCATCACATCGACTGCCACGGAGGCGACCTCACCGAGATTCTCTGGCCCTACGCGGCGTACCGCATGACGGGCAAGCCCGAGCTCGACGAGACCGGCGAGGCGATGGCGCGCTGCTACAGCCCCCGGATCGTCGCGCTGTTCCGGGAGGGGACGGCGCTGGTCCCGGCCGGGACCGTGACGACGGAGGCGGCCAGGCGGGGTGTCGCCTCGATCCTGGGAGAGTGCGGCAGCGCCGGGGGCCTCGACCCGGCCGACGTCAGCACGCACGTCCACGGCATCACGAACGTCATGCGCTTTCTCCGGATGCTGCCGGGCGAGCCGGTGGTGCCGGCCGGCCAGGTCCTCGGCGCGTCGCAGTTCGTCGTCCAGG
Proteins encoded:
- a CDS encoding tripartite tricarboxylate transporter substrate-binding protein, with the protein product MLKVLVSPCLAVALTVTGAAAALAVEPLPALKLLIPANPGGGWDQTGRALEQVLRAEKLVTGAIRLTNRGGAGGTIGLAEFARAKGEGGSLMVMGLVMVGAILTNKSPVTLEAVTPIARLTSEYLVIAVPVSSKIQNLKDFTEALKKDPGATSIVGGSRGGVDHILAALVADTVGVPGAKVNYVAYAGGGEAVAALLGAQATAGISGYGEFQPHIESGKLRAIGLSAPSRITGINAPTLKEQGVNVELGNWRGVVAPGGIGAADRKALLDVIDAMAKSPSWKAELKKHNWEDAYLAGDAFAKFVKASEEQTAKVLKDVGLVK
- a CDS encoding extracellular solute-binding protein is translated as MDTTTRTGGLRGPGPGLTRRRFLGSTGAAVGAASMGWLAERTPPAVAQRRTLTGLSLSLFVPSGDERFSELMQEFGKQAGCDVRYDTIKVTDVPVKLAAEATVQAGHDLIDLWEAFGYLHRNNLANIDDVLDDVGRRYEVYPGPRATFHIDGHWKVAPWYWLSVVGTYNVKHWKAANLALPKTFEELHRAGTELKKRGAPVGIAISNCTDAILTWRHIMWCYGAKEVEADSKTIAINSPKTAEFLEFAKRLYTDTMTSEVLSWDDAGNNRLILSGKGSWVHNPVSIYLSAKDNKLPIADEVDHHEGLSGPAGRYAATFNHGLGIWKFSKNVDLAKDFLRFFYQEDKYASWIAAAKGFCMSPFKKFEGHEVWKKDPKLTLLPKEGPYTRPQGWPGQPTQYIAAMDSKYLLPNMIARVVGGTSIKDAMGWMEGEMQRIFKETL
- a CDS encoding gamma-glutamylcyclotransferase family protein → MAFDRLFAYGTLMSGLARRPLLGAGAVLEGRGRIRGSLYDFGEYPGVVLEGAGWVSGQLYRIPDSADRLLALDRAEGYDPADEAQSLFVRRRVAVLIGDGSTREAWVYVYNGPTGRGPRIASGDWRAHVTARKQLSR
- a CDS encoding pyridoxal phosphate-dependent aminotransferase, with the protein product MMQAAERMGRLGTESAFEVLARARALERQGKAVVHLEIGEPDFDTPAHIKEAAKRALDAGATHYGPSAGLPELREAIAKHIGETRGIPVSADEVVVTPGAKPIMFFAILALVNRGDEVVYPNPGFPIYESVINFVGGVPVPIPLVEETGFGLDLGELERRVSRKTRLLIINSPQNPTGGVLAPEEIGRIAEIARHYRVPVFSDEIYRRFLYEGQFASIASLPGMKEQTIILDGFSKSYAMTGWRLGYGVMPVPLAEHITRLMTNSASCTATFIQQAGLAALQGDDTPVQTMVEEFRHRRDLIVDGLNRLPGVSCARPRGAFYVFPNVKQLGRSSKEIATYLLDEGGVAVLWGTAFGEFGEGYLRLSYAASREAIQRALDQVGKALARLG
- a CDS encoding RraA family protein; the encoded protein is MATSRRRAKPGPRNPTVSTADLCARYGRIYTAAITDVLDKRGYYNQTLPHDIVPLAADTRLAGVAFPASGKQSRNTETDGPIRAFLKLLGAVPREAVLVIQANDDVAAHFGELSAVAMKTRGVRGVVVDGATRDAAYILREKFPLFCRYRTPQDSLPRWRAVEWGRPVTIGDVRVTPGDMVVGDFDGVAVVPRKLVLEVLLECEALLDAENQVRDAVRKGMAPLQAYEKFGVF
- a CDS encoding sugar ABC transporter permease, translated to MLRSSRRAEAFTGIALVLPALCWITLLVAYPFFMALYYSVSNTVVGQGTGTFVGLANFRALLADGTFLQTVQNSVVFTSIAVVVKTVLGVSLALILHRKLRLKRLIRGLVLLPFVIPTALSTLGWLWMYDSLYSVITWTVNHVLLGPAGLRPLEVNWLGSPVLAMAAVIVVNVWRGLPFFAVTVLAGLTGIPTEFYEAAEVDGAGRWGRFWYVTYPLLKPILAVVILFSTIFTFADFNIVYVLTRGGPQESTHLFATLSHALAFESLQLGKGAAVSLFMFPALVVIVALQLHFLHRDETRYA
- a CDS encoding carbohydrate ABC transporter permease codes for the protein MASVRRGGALRHFVADHVGLAPFLLFILFPIYFMLLTAFKSDRELYDLQAVPFWLRDGVSLGHFRHLFLKTNFWRWLANSLIVSFVTMTMSVLISILAAYSLARLRFPGRRSFGIGVFITYLVPPTLLFLPLTQIVHWLGLIDSLWALVLTYPTFLIPFCTWLLLGYFKVVPREIEECALVDGCGRLGVLFRIMIPVAIPGIVCAMLFAFTLAWNEFLYALTFTSASVTKTVTVGVAGEMIRGDVFHWGGIMAGAITGALPVVVMYVFFLDYYVVGLTAGSVKG